In Paraburkholderia acidisoli, one DNA window encodes the following:
- a CDS encoding DUF4123 domain-containing protein yields MSSNHEDLARDLAALPVPEPRERRYALVDLAQLSSEQRRLLRADRLPPGARLFDHDAVLERQRDIGAVLVDLTGAEQPSHESHAFCVSLVESGRGLAQASWLVSAAPVAGLSQHLARYLKVALPDQRRALLRFYDAWLLPRFVRVLSPAQWTDFMQLASQWRAMQPDGTWVDLRTRPERFVVEEGAAPPAEAGAAWPMAESQHRMMVYAGLPGQVMRRYFDEQPVRAQARTRAQVYAEGVSTMRKAARHGVAEIDDLEAIMMIGLLNGPAFVELPAVHEQFAQLDAGADFQQVLMRLAAIRA; encoded by the coding sequence ATGTCATCGAATCACGAAGACCTCGCGCGGGACCTCGCGGCGTTGCCGGTTCCGGAACCTCGCGAACGCCGCTACGCGCTGGTCGATCTCGCGCAACTCTCGTCCGAACAACGGCGCCTGTTGCGCGCGGACCGGCTGCCGCCCGGCGCGCGCCTGTTCGACCACGACGCCGTGCTCGAACGTCAGCGCGACATTGGCGCGGTGCTGGTCGATCTCACCGGCGCGGAGCAGCCGTCGCACGAGTCGCACGCGTTCTGCGTGTCGCTCGTGGAGTCGGGGCGCGGTCTCGCGCAGGCGAGCTGGCTCGTTTCCGCCGCGCCCGTGGCCGGGTTGTCGCAGCATCTCGCGCGCTATCTGAAGGTGGCGTTGCCGGACCAGCGCCGCGCATTGCTGCGCTTCTACGACGCGTGGCTGTTGCCGCGCTTCGTGCGTGTGCTCTCGCCCGCGCAGTGGACCGATTTCATGCAGCTCGCCAGCCAATGGCGCGCCATGCAGCCCGACGGCACGTGGGTGGATCTGCGCACACGGCCTGAGCGATTCGTCGTGGAGGAGGGCGCGGCGCCGCCCGCCGAAGCGGGCGCCGCGTGGCCCATGGCGGAGAGCCAGCACCGGATGATGGTCTATGCGGGCTTGCCGGGGCAGGTCATGCGCCGCTACTTCGACGAACAACCCGTGCGGGCGCAAGCGCGCACGCGCGCGCAAGTCTATGCCGAAGGCGTGAGCACGATGCGCAAGGCGGCGCGGCACGGCGTGGCCGAGATCGACGATCTGGAGGCCATCATGATGATCGGGTTGCTCAACGGCCCCGCGTTCGTCGAGTTGCCCGCCGTGCACGAGCAGTTCGCGCAGCTCGACGCCGGCGCCGATTTCCAGCAGGTGTTGATGCGTCTCGCGGCCATTCGTGCCTGA
- a CDS encoding spherulation-specific family 4 protein has product MKVNRVVGAVLSSVLFCGAALGSGAAVAATSVATAVSAASTQVGLVVPSYFDAAKNVAGWNILTAAALKIPVSAILNPNNGPGTSQDANYVAAIKRLNVAGGKVLAYVSTSYSKRPLSAVVADINKYLAFYTVDGFFIDEMTSDALTAHIQYYQSIYNYIKGLKPTYTVMGNPGVNVPELYASLPTADRFVVFESDVRSYTSYKPLAWQASYPKSRFVHMVFNVNAAQLPGVVAYAKSHGAGGLYVTSLTGANPYLALPAYWTNEIAALLAP; this is encoded by the coding sequence ATGAAGGTCAACCGGGTAGTGGGCGCAGTCTTGTCGTCGGTCTTGTTTTGCGGCGCGGCGCTGGGGTCGGGCGCGGCAGTGGCGGCAACCAGCGTGGCCACGGCGGTCAGCGCGGCGAGCACGCAGGTCGGGCTGGTCGTGCCTTCGTATTTCGATGCCGCGAAGAATGTTGCCGGCTGGAATATCCTGACCGCCGCCGCGCTGAAAATTCCGGTCAGCGCGATCCTGAATCCCAACAACGGTCCGGGCACCAGCCAGGATGCGAACTACGTTGCCGCGATCAAGCGCTTGAATGTGGCGGGCGGCAAGGTGCTGGCGTATGTCTCCACGTCGTACTCGAAGCGCCCGCTTTCGGCGGTGGTGGCCGACATCAACAAGTATCTCGCGTTCTATACCGTCGACGGCTTCTTTATCGACGAAATGACCTCGGATGCGCTCACGGCACATATTCAGTACTACCAGTCGATTTACAACTACATCAAAGGCCTCAAGCCGACGTACACGGTCATGGGCAATCCGGGCGTGAACGTGCCCGAGCTTTACGCGAGTTTGCCCACCGCCGATCGCTTCGTGGTGTTCGAAAGCGACGTGAGAAGTTATACGAGTTACAAGCCGCTCGCCTGGCAGGCGTCGTACCCGAAGAGCCGCTTCGTGCATATGGTGTTCAACGTGAACGCCGCGCAATTGCCGGGCGTGGTCGCCTACGCGAAGTCGCACGGCGCGGGCGGTTTGTACGTGACGTCGCTCACGGGCGCGAATCCCTATCTCGCGTTGCCCGCGTACTGGACCAACGAAATCGCGGCGCTGCTTGCGCCGTGA
- a CDS encoding phosphocholine-specific phospholipase C, giving the protein MAINSRRDFLKLSAGLAGATAASAMFPDAIRKALAIEPAKVTGTIQDVQHIVVFMQENRSFDHYLGHLSGVRGYNDRFPTTLPNGQPVWFQPRQENKSQVIAPFRYDTTNPSINAQCIGGLPHTWATTHGAIDGGRADMWATQKTNMTMGYHTRDDIPFHYALADAFTVCDNYFCSIPGNTHPNRMYLMTGMVDPLGTGGGPLLDNIDYVDNQFDTIKLNPFTWTTYPERLETAGVSWQIYQQGTDFDNYTGNYGTNMLACFQNFVNAPAGSSLQTRGMSTRTLAQLKTDVQAGNLPQVSWLLPPAAYSEHPKFTPLYGANYIATILDALTSNPDVWAKTVLFIMYDENDGFFDHVVPPQAPTLPYTGASTVDISLERHTVVTATQQGTYTADGLPYGLGPRVPMFVVSPWSKGGYVNSQVFDHTSVLQFIEQRFGVKEPNISPWRRAVCGDLTTTFDFTVSDPTVPTLPSTSNYISQADLQCARPTSQTAPASGATQAIAAQEAGTRPTRAIPYELHVNGQLQPTGYTVTFANTGKQGAHFWVYTGDANATPRHYTVEAGKSLSDTWAVDANGNYMVNVYGPNGFYRRFAGSVSADAAAYPDVTTCYDVANGNVYLALANSGTAALTVTVADNAYAQAPQTVTVPAGQSVEVHCDLSCSAQWYDLMVSVAGNAAWSRRIAGHLETGKVSTTDPAATQPVVKAI; this is encoded by the coding sequence ATGGCCATCAACTCCAGACGCGACTTTCTGAAGCTCTCAGCGGGGCTCGCCGGTGCGACCGCCGCCAGCGCGATGTTCCCCGACGCCATTCGCAAGGCGCTCGCGATCGAACCGGCGAAAGTCACCGGCACGATCCAGGATGTGCAGCACATCGTGGTGTTCATGCAGGAAAACCGCTCGTTCGACCACTACCTCGGTCACCTCTCGGGCGTGCGCGGCTATAACGACCGCTTTCCGACGACGCTGCCCAACGGCCAGCCGGTTTGGTTCCAGCCGCGTCAGGAAAACAAGAGCCAGGTGATCGCGCCGTTCCGCTACGACACGACCAATCCGTCGATCAACGCGCAATGTATCGGCGGGCTGCCGCATACGTGGGCGACGACGCATGGCGCCATCGACGGCGGTCGCGCCGACATGTGGGCCACGCAGAAAACCAACATGACGATGGGGTATCACACGCGCGACGACATTCCGTTTCACTACGCGCTCGCCGACGCGTTCACCGTGTGCGACAACTACTTCTGCTCGATTCCCGGCAACACGCACCCGAACCGCATGTACCTGATGACGGGCATGGTCGACCCGCTCGGCACGGGCGGCGGTCCGTTGCTCGACAACATCGACTACGTCGACAACCAGTTCGACACGATCAAGCTCAATCCCTTCACGTGGACCACGTATCCAGAGCGCCTGGAAACGGCGGGCGTGTCGTGGCAGATCTACCAGCAAGGCACGGACTTCGACAATTACACGGGCAATTACGGCACCAACATGCTCGCGTGCTTCCAGAATTTCGTGAACGCGCCGGCCGGTTCCTCGCTGCAAACGCGCGGCATGAGCACGCGCACGCTCGCGCAGCTGAAGACCGACGTGCAGGCGGGCAATCTGCCGCAAGTGTCGTGGCTGTTGCCGCCCGCCGCGTATTCGGAGCATCCGAAGTTCACGCCGCTCTACGGCGCGAACTACATCGCGACGATACTCGACGCGCTCACGTCGAACCCCGACGTGTGGGCAAAAACCGTGCTGTTCATCATGTACGACGAGAACGACGGCTTCTTCGATCACGTCGTGCCGCCGCAGGCGCCCACGCTGCCGTACACGGGCGCGAGCACGGTGGACATTTCGCTCGAGCGTCACACGGTGGTGACCGCCACGCAACAGGGCACCTATACCGCCGACGGCCTGCCGTACGGCCTCGGACCGCGCGTGCCGATGTTCGTGGTGTCGCCGTGGTCGAAGGGCGGCTACGTGAATTCGCAGGTGTTCGATCACACCTCGGTGCTGCAATTCATCGAGCAGCGTTTTGGCGTGAAGGAGCCGAACATTTCGCCATGGCGTCGCGCGGTCTGCGGCGACCTCACGACCACGTTCGACTTCACCGTGTCCGACCCGACCGTGCCGACGCTGCCGAGCACGTCGAACTATATCTCGCAGGCCGACCTGCAATGCGCGCGTCCGACCTCGCAGACGGCGCCCGCCAGCGGTGCCACGCAAGCGATCGCCGCGCAGGAAGCGGGCACGCGCCCGACGCGCGCGATTCCGTACGAACTGCACGTGAATGGCCAGTTGCAGCCGACCGGTTACACGGTCACGTTCGCGAACACGGGCAAGCAGGGCGCGCACTTCTGGGTCTACACGGGCGACGCCAACGCCACGCCGCGCCATTACACGGTGGAAGCGGGCAAGTCCTTGTCGGACACCTGGGCGGTGGATGCGAACGGCAACTACATGGTCAACGTGTACGGTCCGAACGGTTTCTATCGGCGCTTCGCGGGTTCGGTTTCCGCCGATGCCGCCGCGTACCCCGACGTCACGACGTGCTACGACGTGGCGAACGGCAACGTGTATCTCGCGCTCGCGAACAGCGGCACGGCGGCACTCACGGTGACCGTGGCCGATAACGCCTACGCGCAGGCGCCGCAAACGGTGACGGTGCCCGCGGGCCAGAGCGTGGAAGTGCACTGCGATCTTTCGTGCAGCGCGCAGTGGTACGACCTGATGGTGTCCGTGGCCGGCAACGCCGCGTGGTCGCGCCGTATCGCGGGCCACCTGGAAACGGGCAAGGTCAGCACGACGGACCCGGCTGCCACGCAGCCTGTCGTGAAGGCGATCTAA
- a CDS encoding porin: MKRPLIMFAALGALASTAHAQGSVTLYGIIDEGLDMVTNNKGGHVYQMASSVMQGNRFGLLGSEDLGDGMKAIFTLENGFNLNSGALSQNGLMFGRQAFVGLSTRYGTVTLGRQYDSVFDYAAPLAAGQLGAGVYGAHPGDLDNSNIDYHDNNTIKYASPSFGGFKFGGTYSLGGTAGNFTNNQIWSLGASYNQGPVALGAAYLNARNPGTGMFSTSASSLPETLMTPIYSGFMSANTFQIIDFGGAYTFGPATLGVTYTNAKFMDLGSNAMPTGAKGPASGYARNSTATFNDWQVNLQYRFSTALRFLAAADYVNRNGLTEQNGQSVEGAKYLQYDASLDYSLSKRTDVYVMALYQRAIGQDSTGGAAVAAITDTTAISSNGKQFVGRVGIRHKF; encoded by the coding sequence ATGAAAAGACCACTCATTATGTTCGCCGCGCTCGGTGCGCTGGCCAGTACCGCGCACGCGCAAGGCAGCGTCACGCTGTACGGGATCATCGACGAAGGTCTGGACATGGTCACCAACAACAAAGGTGGCCACGTTTATCAAATGGCGTCGAGCGTGATGCAGGGCAATCGCTTCGGCCTGCTCGGTTCGGAAGATCTCGGCGACGGCATGAAAGCGATCTTCACGCTCGAAAACGGCTTCAATCTGAATAGCGGCGCCCTGAGCCAGAACGGCCTGATGTTCGGCCGCCAGGCGTTCGTCGGGCTGTCCACGCGCTACGGCACGGTCACGCTCGGCCGCCAGTACGATTCGGTGTTCGATTACGCCGCGCCGCTCGCGGCCGGCCAACTGGGCGCGGGCGTGTATGGCGCGCACCCGGGCGACCTCGACAACTCGAACATCGACTATCACGACAACAACACCATCAAGTACGCGAGCCCCTCGTTCGGCGGTTTCAAATTCGGCGGCACGTACAGTCTGGGCGGCACGGCCGGCAACTTCACGAACAACCAGATCTGGTCGCTCGGCGCGTCGTATAACCAGGGCCCGGTCGCGCTCGGCGCGGCCTACCTGAACGCGCGCAATCCGGGCACGGGCATGTTCAGCACGTCCGCTTCGAGCTTGCCCGAAACCCTGATGACGCCGATCTACTCCGGCTTCATGAGCGCGAACACGTTTCAGATCATCGACTTCGGCGGCGCCTATACGTTCGGCCCGGCAACGCTCGGCGTGACCTACACGAACGCCAAATTCATGGACCTCGGCAGCAATGCCATGCCGACCGGCGCGAAAGGACCGGCCTCGGGTTACGCGAGAAATAGCACGGCAACCTTCAACGACTGGCAGGTCAATCTGCAGTACCGCTTCTCGACGGCGCTGCGCTTTCTCGCGGCCGCCGACTACGTCAATCGCAACGGCTTGACGGAGCAGAACGGGCAATCGGTCGAAGGCGCGAAGTATCTGCAGTACGACGCCTCGCTCGACTACTCGCTCTCCAAGCGCACCGACGTCTACGTGATGGCGCTGTACCAGCGCGCGATCGGTCAGGATTCGACCGGCGGCGCGGCGGTCGCGGCTATCACCGACACCACGGCCATTTCCTCGAACGGCAAGCAGTTCGTCGGGCGCGTGGGGATTCGTCACAAGTTCTGA
- a CDS encoding Ldh family oxidoreductase, which yields MSDHHADAFQRVHPNALRDFVSAVYRTQGAAAEDALIAADAMVQADLWGHQSHGVLRLGWYYARLRSGAMRAQTQLGFPVDAGAIAVMDGGDSIGPVVAKHAALDAIRRAKAHGIGAVSVRNSNHFGTCMYFTRMAAQQDCIMLCTTNGGPNMAPWGGLKKLIGTNPWSVAVPAGRYAPLIMDVANSGVARGKIFLAQTRHEAIPEGWAIDAKGRPTTDPEAALEGFILPMAGHKGYAIGAIVDVLSGVLSGSGFLDEVHGPYDPVNRSRAGHLMIVLNVAAFQPLDAFHARMERFIDTLKAVPLAEGAEEVFYPGEKEARAHETNLAQGIVLPHDTIAGLDAVAAESGVTPVARE from the coding sequence GTGAGCGATCACCACGCCGACGCCTTCCAGCGCGTCCACCCCAATGCGCTGCGAGACTTCGTCAGCGCGGTCTATCGAACCCAGGGCGCCGCGGCGGAAGACGCCTTGATTGCCGCCGACGCCATGGTGCAGGCCGACCTCTGGGGACATCAGTCACACGGCGTGCTGCGCCTCGGCTGGTACTACGCGCGGCTACGCTCGGGCGCCATGCGGGCGCAAACCCAGCTGGGTTTTCCCGTCGATGCGGGCGCGATCGCCGTGATGGACGGCGGCGACAGCATTGGCCCCGTCGTGGCCAAGCATGCGGCGCTCGACGCGATCCGGCGCGCGAAGGCGCATGGCATTGGCGCGGTGTCGGTGCGCAACTCGAACCACTTCGGCACCTGCATGTACTTCACGCGCATGGCCGCGCAGCAGGACTGCATCATGTTGTGCACGACCAACGGCGGCCCGAACATGGCGCCCTGGGGCGGCCTCAAGAAGCTGATCGGCACGAATCCGTGGTCGGTGGCCGTGCCTGCGGGCCGCTACGCGCCGCTCATCATGGACGTCGCCAATTCGGGTGTCGCGCGCGGCAAGATCTTCCTCGCGCAAACGCGTCACGAGGCGATTCCCGAAGGCTGGGCCATCGACGCGAAAGGCCGCCCGACGACCGACCCCGAAGCGGCGCTCGAGGGCTTCATCCTGCCGATGGCCGGTCACAAGGGTTACGCGATCGGCGCGATCGTCGACGTGCTCTCGGGCGTGTTGTCGGGCAGCGGCTTTCTCGACGAAGTGCATGGCCCTTACGACCCGGTGAACCGCAGCCGCGCGGGGCATTTGATGATCGTGCTGAACGTCGCGGCGTTTCAGCCGCTCGACGCATTCCATGCGCGCATGGAACGTTTTATCGACACGCTGAAGGCCGTGCCGCTCGCCGAAGGCGCGGAAGAAGTGTTTTATCCGGGCGAGAAGGAAGCGCGCGCGCACGAGACCAATCTCGCGCAAGGCATTGTGTTGCCGCACGACACGATTGCCGGACTGGACGCGGTTGCCGCTGAATCGGGCGTGACGCCGGTCGCGCGCGAATGA
- a CDS encoding isochorismatase family protein — MRSVRNGVCAVAAGLATGLCASALSLCFAGTAHADVVASWQSIPAPPPPALKPVTVTDPAHTALLLLDFDTNTCNEKERPNCVASLPHVAELLHEARDANLMTIYSLTSTGTLAAVPPVIAAKGDETVVQSGVDKFFNTNLEAALKARGIQTVIVTGTVAHGAVLYTASAAALRGFKVVVPVDGMSSKEPFGELSAAWIMANAPAGVSKNITLTRSGMIQFPH, encoded by the coding sequence ATGCGTAGCGTTCGAAATGGGGTGTGTGCCGTGGCCGCTGGCCTCGCAACCGGTCTGTGCGCGAGCGCATTGAGTCTGTGCTTCGCCGGCACGGCACACGCCGATGTGGTGGCTTCCTGGCAGTCGATTCCCGCACCGCCGCCGCCCGCCCTCAAACCCGTTACCGTCACCGATCCCGCGCACACCGCGCTATTGCTGCTCGACTTCGACACCAACACCTGCAACGAAAAAGAACGCCCCAACTGCGTGGCCTCGTTGCCGCATGTCGCCGAGCTGTTGCACGAAGCGCGCGACGCCAACCTGATGACCATCTACAGCCTGACCAGCACGGGCACGCTGGCCGCCGTCCCGCCGGTGATCGCGGCAAAGGGCGACGAGACCGTCGTGCAGTCGGGCGTCGACAAATTCTTCAACACGAATCTCGAAGCGGCGCTGAAAGCGCGCGGCATTCAAACGGTTATCGTCACCGGCACGGTCGCGCACGGCGCGGTGCTGTACACGGCAAGCGCGGCGGCGTTGCGTGGCTTCAAGGTCGTGGTGCCCGTCGACGGCATGTCGAGCAAGGAGCCCTTCGGCGAACTCTCGGCCGCGTGGATCATGGCCAATGCGCCGGCCGGCGTGAGCAAGAACATCACCCTCACGCGCTCCGGCATGATTCAATTTCCGCACTGA